In Verrucomicrobiia bacterium, a single genomic region encodes these proteins:
- the metK gene encoding methionine adenosyltransferase: MSNRYIFSSESVGEGHPDKVADTISDSILDACLAVDNTSRVACETFVKSNQVVVGGEITIPKLQDHAKGTTKPIDTVINVGHVVRHAIRDIGYVNDDDVFHADRVFINNFLTAQSPDIKQGVDAKKAKGKKTAEQGAGDQGIMFGYACNETPELMPAPIMYAHRLGRELTKIRKSGKVPWLRPDAKSQVSVEYVDGKPTRVTNVVISTQHAASVEHREIEKFCIEKIIKQVLPAKMLTAKPEFLINPTGRFVVGGPQGDSGLTGRKIIVDTYGGMGRHGGGAFSGKDPSKVDRSAAYMGRWVAKNIVAAKLAARCEVQFAYAIGHPRPVSVHIDTFGTGTVSDDRILKAVLKVFSFKPADIVQQLNLLRPIYRKTTNYGHFGKNDKDLTWEATDKVQALRKSI, from the coding sequence ATGAGCAACCGTTACATTTTCTCATCCGAGTCTGTTGGTGAAGGCCATCCGGACAAGGTCGCCGACACCATTTCCGATTCCATTTTGGACGCCTGTCTGGCGGTCGATAATACCAGCCGCGTCGCGTGCGAAACGTTTGTCAAAAGCAACCAGGTTGTTGTTGGCGGCGAAATTACGATTCCCAAATTGCAGGATCACGCCAAGGGCACCACGAAGCCGATCGACACGGTGATCAACGTCGGCCACGTCGTGCGCCATGCCATTCGCGACATCGGTTATGTGAATGACGACGACGTGTTTCACGCGGACAGAGTGTTCATCAACAATTTCCTCACCGCGCAATCACCCGACATCAAGCAAGGCGTGGACGCCAAAAAGGCCAAGGGCAAAAAGACCGCCGAACAAGGCGCCGGCGACCAAGGCATCATGTTCGGTTACGCGTGTAATGAAACGCCTGAACTCATGCCGGCGCCGATCATGTATGCGCACCGCCTCGGTCGCGAGCTGACCAAGATTCGCAAGAGCGGCAAGGTGCCGTGGTTGCGGCCCGACGCCAAATCGCAGGTGTCCGTGGAATACGTGGACGGCAAGCCGACCCGCGTGACCAACGTGGTCATCTCCACCCAGCACGCCGCGAGCGTGGAACATCGCGAGATTGAAAAGTTTTGCATTGAGAAAATCATCAAGCAGGTGCTGCCGGCGAAGATGCTCACCGCGAAACCGGAATTTCTCATCAATCCCACCGGCCGGTTCGTCGTCGGCGGACCGCAGGGCGACAGTGGTTTGACCGGCCGCAAGATCATTGTGGACACCTACGGCGGCATGGGCCGTCACGGCGGCGGCGCGTTCTCCGGCAAAGATCCGAGCAAGGTGGATCGCAGTGCCGCCTACATGGGCCGCTGGGTCGCCAAGAACATTGTCGCCGCGAAACTTGCCGCGAGGTGCGAAGTGCAATTCGCCTACGCCATTGGCCATCCGCGTCCGGTGAGCGTGCACATTGACACCTTTGGCACCGGCACCGTGAGCGACGACCGGATTTTGAAGGCCGTGCTGAAAGTGTTCAGCTTCAAACCGGCGGACATCGTGCAGCAATTGAATTTGCTCCGTCCAATTTATCGCAAGACCACCAACTATGGTCACTTCGGCAAGAACGACAAGGATTTGACCTGGGAAGCAACAGACAAGGTTCAGGCACTACGCAAGAGCATCTGA